One genomic segment of Sorex araneus isolate mSorAra2 chromosome X, mSorAra2.pri, whole genome shotgun sequence includes these proteins:
- the NIF3L1 gene encoding NIF3-like protein 1: protein MLSSCALLVPTKIRPLICSSSRSFMDLKALLTSLNDFASLSFAESWDNVGLLVEPSPPHTVNTLFLTNDLTEEVMEEALQKKADLILSYHPPIFRPMKRITWQTWKERLVIRALENRVGIYSPHTAYDAAPQGVNSWLAKGLGVCTSRPIHPSKALNCPTEGTHRVEFSVSHSQDLDKVMATVRGIANVSVTSLSARTDEEETRVSLNCNQQALMQVVDFLSQNRQLYQKTEILSLEKPPLLRTGMGRLCTLDESVSLATMIERIKQHLKLPHVRLALGAGKTLDSQVKVVALCAGSGSSVLQGTKADLYLTGEMSHHDVLDAVSQGINVILCEHSNTERGFLSDLQDMLGAHLENKINIILSERDRDPLHVI from the exons ATGTTGTCATCTTGTGCACTCCTGGTCCCTACCAAAATCCGTCCCCTGATCTGCAGTTCTTCCCGTTCCTTCATGGATTTGAAGGCTCTTCTTACCTCCTTGAATGACTTTGCATCCCTCTCATTTGCTGAGAGTTGGGACAATGTTGGATTACTGGTGGAACCAAGCCCACCCCACACTGTGAACACTCTCTTCCTAACCAATGACCTGACTGAGGAAGTGATGGAGGAGGCGCTGCAAAAGAAGGCAGATCTCATTCTCTCCTACCATCCACCGATTTTTCGACCCATGAAGCGCATAACCTGGCAAACCTGGAAGGAACGCTTGGTAATCCGGGCCCTGGAGAACAGAGTCGGAATCTACTCTCCTCACACAGCCTATGATGCTGCGCCCCAGGGAGTTAACAGCTGGTTGGCAAAAGGACTTG GAGTTTGCACCTCCAGGCCGATACATCCTTCCAAAGCTCTCAACTGTCCAACGGAAGGAACGCACAGAGTAGAATTCAGCGTCAGCCACAGCCAGGACCTGGACAAAGTCATGGCTACAGTGAGAGGAATTGCCAATGTTTCTGTTACATCTCTGTCAGCTAG GACAGATGAAGAAGAAACGCGGGTCAGTCTGAACTGTAATCAGCAGGCTTTGATGCAGGTGGTAGATTTTCTTTCACAGAACAGACAACTTTATCAAAAGACTGAAATTCTGTCACTGGAAAAG CCTCCGCTTCTGCGTACTGGAATGGGACGATTGTGCACCCTGGATGAATCTGTCTCCTTGGCAACCATGATTGAACGAATCAAACAGCACCTCAAGCTGCCTCATGTTCGCCTTGCTCTTGGGGCAGGGAAGACTTTAG ATTCTCAAGTGAAAGTGGTGGCTTTGTGTGCGGGCTCAGGGAGCAGCGTTCTGCAGGGCACAAAGGCTGATCTGTACCTCACAG GTGAGATGTCCCATCATGATGTTTTGGATGCTGTGTCTCAAGGAATAAATGTTATCCTTTGTGAACACAGCAACACTGAACGAGGCTTTCTTTCTGATCTTCAAGATATGCTAGGTGCCCACTTGGAGAATAAGATTAATATTATCctgtcagaaagagacagagaccctCTTCATGTAATATAA